Proteins co-encoded in one Bacteroidota bacterium genomic window:
- the cysC gene encoding adenylyl-sulfate kinase, translating into MQIADSAFVSKFLVGENCPVIWFVGLSGSGKSTVAKSYVEYLTSKGLACVHLDGDDLRKGLNSNLGFTETERLENLRRAAEVAVLFKNAGVVPVCSFISPTHEVRKTIASICGNSYREIYLKCSLECCEQRDVKGHYKKARNAEIANFTGISSPFEGPLNSFATLDTENNSLEICRQQLIQLFEF; encoded by the coding sequence GTGCAAATAGCAGATTCGGCCTTTGTTTCAAAATTTCTTGTTGGTGAAAATTGCCCTGTTATTTGGTTCGTTGGATTATCAGGTTCCGGTAAAAGCACAGTAGCAAAATCTTATGTTGAATACCTTACAAGTAAAGGACTAGCTTGTGTTCATTTAGATGGGGATGATCTAAGGAAAGGTCTCAATTCAAATCTTGGATTTACTGAAACAGAACGTCTAGAAAATCTTCGCCGTGCCGCAGAAGTTGCGGTTCTTTTTAAAAATGCAGGTGTTGTACCTGTTTGTTCGTTTATTAGTCCAACCCATGAAGTTCGTAAAACCATTGCTTCAATTTGTGGAAATAGTTATCGTGAAATTTACCTTAAATGTTCACTTGAATGTTGCGAACAGCGCGATGTAAAAGGGCATTATAAAAAAGCCCGAAATGCTGAGATTGCTAATTTTACCGGAATTTCCTCTCCTTTTGAAGGTCCCTTAAATTCATTTGCTACGTTAGATACCGAAAACAATTCACTTGAAATATGTCGGCAACAATTGATTCAACTATTTGAGTTTTGA
- the cysD gene encoding sulfate adenylyltransferase subunit CysD produces MNYNLSHLQLLEAESIFVLREVAAQFEKPVLLFSGGKDSIVLSYLAQKAFYPAAIPFPLMHIDTGHNFSETLEFRDQFVKQLNVQLIVRKVQDTIDAGRVQEERKINGSRNQLQSVTLLDAIEEFGFDVAIGGARRDEEKARAKERFFSYRDEFGQWDPKNQRPEIWTLLNGKKNKGEHFRAFPLSNWTELDIWQYIAQENFSMPSLYFSHKRSIINRKGLLLANSDFVSLLSAEKYEEMHVRFRTIGDMTCTGAIESFAKNVEEVVQEISLAKLTERGTRDDDKSSEAAMEDRKKQGYF; encoded by the coding sequence ATGAATTACAATTTAAGTCATCTACAACTTCTTGAAGCTGAATCAATTTTTGTGTTGCGCGAAGTTGCAGCACAATTTGAAAAGCCGGTTTTGCTTTTTTCGGGTGGTAAGGATTCAATTGTACTCAGTTATTTAGCACAAAAAGCCTTTTATCCGGCAGCAATTCCTTTTCCATTGATGCACATTGACACCGGACATAATTTTAGTGAAACACTTGAATTTAGGGATCAGTTTGTAAAGCAATTAAATGTACAATTGATAGTTCGAAAAGTGCAAGATACTATTGATGCAGGAAGAGTACAAGAGGAAAGAAAAATCAACGGAAGTCGCAATCAGTTGCAGTCAGTTACCTTACTCGATGCCATTGAAGAATTTGGTTTTGATGTAGCCATAGGTGGTGCGCGAAGAGACGAAGAAAAAGCAAGAGCCAAAGAACGATTTTTTTCTTACCGAGATGAATTTGGACAGTGGGATCCTAAAAATCAACGTCCCGAAATATGGACCCTTTTGAATGGTAAAAAAAATAAAGGCGAACATTTTAGAGCCTTCCCTCTAAGTAATTGGACTGAATTGGATATTTGGCAATATATAGCTCAAGAAAATTTCAGTATGCCCTCTCTGTATTTTTCACACAAGCGAAGTATTATTAATCGCAAAGGATTATTGTTGGCAAATTCTGATTTTGTTTCTTTATTATCAGCTGAAAAGTATGAAGAAATGCATGTTCGCTTTCGTACAATTGGTGATATGACTTGTACCGGTGCAATAGAATCATTCGCCAAAAATGTGGAAGAAGTGGTACAAGAAATTAGTTTAGCCAAACTTACAGAACGAGGTACACGCGACGACGACAAAAGCTCTGAAGCGGCAATGGAAGACAGAAAAAAACAAGGTTATTTTTAA
- a CDS encoding T9SS type A sorting domain-containing protein — MKKFLLAVSLFFAVGSQAQNINLIDLEGNDVTNGTVYIFIDTASIDPYEYDLHVANATSVSASINCARTLNNLIPNAESYFCWDQCYSPIVDSAQAMTINAMDTLFGTFHAYYNPFHQLGASTMRYQFFNTNSSDTANITLVINATPSGIKNVGLSAKNKIGNAYPNPAAAQTSINYSIENASNSYIKITDAVGMEVYQERLSGTKGTVRLNANDFSEGVYFYSLYVGSTKVSTKKLVITQ, encoded by the coding sequence ATGAAAAAATTTTTACTTGCTGTTTCCTTATTTTTTGCTGTAGGTAGTCAAGCTCAAAACATTAATCTAATCGACCTAGAAGGTAATGATGTTACCAATGGTACGGTATATATTTTTATTGATACCGCTTCTATTGATCCGTATGAATATGACTTACATGTAGCAAACGCAACTTCTGTTAGTGCTTCCATTAATTGCGCAAGAACTTTAAATAATTTGATTCCAAATGCTGAATCTTATTTTTGCTGGGATCAGTGTTACTCACCCATTGTTGACTCAGCTCAAGCAATGACTATTAATGCAATGGATACCTTGTTTGGGACTTTTCATGCTTACTATAATCCTTTCCACCAACTGGGTGCTTCAACTATGCGCTACCAGTTTTTTAATACCAATTCAAGCGATACAGCGAATATAACTTTAGTAATTAATGCTACCCCATCTGGAATTAAGAATGTAGGATTAAGTGCAAAAAATAAAATAGGTAATGCATATCCAAATCCTGCTGCTGCTCAAACATCAATCAACTATTCAATTGAAAATGCATCAAATTCATACATTAAAATTACTGATGCTGTTGGTATGGAAGTTTATCAAGAGAGATTATCCGGAACTAAGGGAACTGTGCGTTTAAATGCAAACGACTTTTCTGAAGGAGTTTACTTTTATTCACTTTATGTAGGAAGTACAAAAGTTAGTACCAAAAAATTAGTGATTACCCAGTAA
- a CDS encoding T9SS type A sorting domain-containing protein gives MNKVRSTFCFLYFFLAFYNLCFAQSAYFSNYFGSNSTDAGRAITQFSNGDIYVAGYSAVGLNSTYDATVCKLFRDGSIAWTKFYGDSLNNYALSMNQTKDGKLIICGETEVSVFDKDAFVAKIDTDGTLLWYKQFGNFQNQTFRYVEATTDGGYIACGSTTDNSNVNDIYYLKLDSLGNQVWTGTIGGSYNDVGTAIHQLADGGFILTGDSNSNNASNYDVEVTRLDSAGGAIWDFAFGDTLTNGSQGILPLADGSFISYGETDPAPNQPFNFFMEKIDAAGTSIFRKTFGGPISDALFSLIQDASGNFYFTGYSNSYHPGPIDMVFGKTDSAANLLWVQTFGDSSIDIGYQIIAAKDSGFYLFGNGYHNGDDDFLLVYAKDTLAGVGITEFLTPPKNIQTWPNPTKNSLQVVFNKTMNTPAKFTLYSLQGNLMFETSASCNGMSYNLQFPDDLLNGMYVLHAETNLATYYSKICIQK, from the coding sequence ATGAATAAAGTTAGATCCACTTTTTGTTTTTTGTATTTTTTTCTAGCATTTTACAACCTGTGCTTTGCACAAAGCGCTTATTTCAGTAATTACTTTGGAAGCAATAGCACCGATGCAGGTAGGGCAATCACTCAATTTTCGAATGGGGATATTTATGTTGCCGGATACAGCGCTGTTGGATTAAATTCTACTTACGATGCTACTGTTTGCAAATTATTTCGGGATGGCTCGATTGCTTGGACCAAATTTTATGGTGATTCTCTAAATAACTATGCATTAAGTATGAATCAAACCAAAGATGGAAAGCTCATTATTTGCGGCGAAACAGAAGTTTCTGTTTTTGATAAAGACGCATTTGTGGCTAAAATAGATACTGATGGAACGCTGCTTTGGTACAAGCAATTTGGTAACTTTCAAAATCAAACCTTCCGTTATGTTGAAGCAACTACTGACGGTGGATACATTGCATGCGGATCAACTACAGACAACTCTAACGTAAATGACATTTATTATTTAAAGCTCGATTCGCTGGGAAATCAGGTATGGACCGGAACTATAGGTGGTTCGTATAACGATGTGGGTACAGCAATCCATCAATTAGCTGATGGTGGTTTTATACTTACAGGTGACTCGAACTCGAATAATGCGAGCAATTACGATGTTGAAGTAACACGCCTTGACTCAGCCGGAGGAGCTATTTGGGATTTTGCTTTTGGCGATACACTTACCAACGGCAGCCAAGGTATTTTACCCTTAGCAGATGGTTCGTTTATTTCCTATGGCGAAACGGATCCTGCACCCAATCAACCTTTCAATTTTTTTATGGAAAAAATTGATGCTGCCGGTACGAGCATTTTTAGAAAAACATTTGGTGGACCTATTTCGGATGCATTGTTTTCGCTGATACAAGATGCAAGCGGCAACTTTTATTTTACCGGATACAGCAACAGTTATCATCCGGGACCCATTGATATGGTATTTGGAAAAACTGACTCTGCAGCGAATTTATTGTGGGTTCAAACTTTTGGCGATTCATCGATTGATATAGGTTATCAAATTATAGCTGCTAAAGACAGTGGCTTTTATTTATTCGGAAATGGCTATCACAATGGAGACGATGATTTTCTGCTTGTATATGCTAAGGATACACTTGCAGGTGTTGGGATTACTGAATTTTTAACTCCGCCTAAAAATATTCAAACATGGCCCAATCCAACTAAAAACAGTTTGCAAGTTGTATTCAACAAAACAATGAATACTCCTGCAAAATTTACTTTGTATAGCCTGCAAGGTAATTTGATGTTTGAAACATCGGCAAGTTGCAATGGAATGAGTTACAACTTACAATTTCCCGATGACTTGTTAAATGGTATGTATGTTTTACACGCAGAAACAAATTTAGCTACTTATTATTCAAAGATTTGCATTCAAAAATAA
- a CDS encoding TlpA family protein disulfide reductase produces MLKKISLIITLVSTTLMVTAQSVQRVPAVDIKNLDGSVFNTGKLANDGKPMLVDFWATWCGPCKAELNAIADDYADWQKETGVKLVAVSIDDARNMEKVGPYVNGKNWEYQVLLDPNGDFKRAMNVNNVPHIFLVNGSGEIVWQQNSSAPGDEEKIYELVKKLAKGESIK; encoded by the coding sequence ATGCTAAAAAAAATTAGTTTAATTATTACTCTGGTAAGTACCACTTTAATGGTTACTGCTCAAAGTGTACAACGTGTTCCTGCCGTAGATATTAAAAATCTTGATGGTAGTGTATTTAACACAGGTAAATTAGCCAACGATGGTAAGCCAATGTTAGTTGATTTTTGGGCTACTTGGTGCGGTCCCTGCAAAGCAGAATTGAATGCAATTGCCGACGACTATGCTGATTGGCAAAAAGAAACGGGCGTAAAACTCGTTGCAGTTTCAATTGACGATGCACGAAATATGGAAAAAGTAGGACCTTATGTAAATGGTAAAAATTGGGAATATCAAGTTTTACTTGACCCTAATGGAGATTTTAAACGTGCCATGAACGTAAACAATGTGCCACATATATTTTTAGTAAATGGAAGTGGTGAAATTGTATGGCAACAAAATTCATCTGCACCAGGAGATGAAGAAAAAATATATGAATTAGTAAAAAAGTTAGCCAAAGGCGAATCAATTAAATAA
- a CDS encoding Omp28 family outer membrane lipoprotein has translation MKKIISLLSILVTLTFSACDKVKSPYNELEVPPVDTSTSATKVRKVLIEDYTGHRCPNCPRAAEQIKLLKQARPGRVVAIGVHVTNQFAAPGSGIYNIDFRTALGNSLDSTFKVSLLGLPTGMVNRKKVGAVYNIPYTQWGAYLDTFIQKPAEAYIKIENSYEAATRTVTATVTSEFLTSLSGNYKLSVYIIEDSIAHAQKDQLIPSPSNDSDYVHEHVLRGSLNSVFGEQLNNAPVNSTSSFTKTYSKVLSAAWREKKCQIVAFIYDEATKEVIQAEEKEVIE, from the coding sequence ATGAAAAAAATAATTTCACTCTTAAGTATACTTGTTACACTCACTTTTAGTGCTTGTGATAAGGTGAAAAGTCCTTACAACGAACTCGAAGTTCCACCGGTTGATACATCTACAAGCGCAACAAAAGTGCGTAAAGTGTTAATTGAAGATTATACCGGACACCGTTGCCCTAATTGCCCACGTGCTGCAGAGCAAATTAAATTGTTGAAACAGGCGCGTCCTGGAAGAGTTGTAGCCATTGGAGTGCATGTGACCAATCAATTTGCTGCTCCCGGATCAGGTATATACAACATTGATTTTAGAACGGCTTTAGGCAATTCATTAGACAGTACTTTTAAAGTAAGTTTATTGGGATTACCAACCGGTATGGTTAACCGCAAGAAAGTGGGTGCTGTATACAATATACCCTATACACAATGGGGGGCTTATTTAGATACCTTTATTCAGAAGCCCGCCGAGGCATATATTAAAATTGAAAATAGTTATGAAGCAGCAACACGTACGGTTACTGCAACGGTTACTTCCGAATTCTTAACCAGTCTTTCTGGAAATTATAAATTATCGGTATATATCATCGAAGACAGTATAGCACATGCTCAAAAAGATCAGCTCATACCTTCACCTAGCAACGATTCTGATTATGTGCACGAACATGTTTTAAGAGGCTCTTTAAATAGTGTTTTTGGAGAACAATTAAATAATGCCCCGGTAAATTCAACAAGTTCATTTACCAAAACTTATTCTAAAGTTTTATCAGCAGCATGGCGCGAAAAGAAATGCCAGATTGTTGCATTCATTTACGATGAAGCCACTAAAGAGGTTATTCAAGCTGAAGAAAAAGAAGTAATAGAGTGA
- a CDS encoding T9SS type A sorting domain-containing protein: protein MKRIFTFIGCLTLAATMQTKAQSQRLVLVEEFTNASCPPCAAQNPTFNTLLANNTVKVVSIKYQTNWPGVDPMNAQTQAEVGPRVTYYGVTGVPYSPIDGDVNIAAIGGYYQGAPHNIIQSTIDTKYAIPATHDIVLTHAYSSDFDSIYVTMNITCTQTGTGNLKARIALVEKEISFPAAPGTNGETDFYYVMRKMYPNAAGTTVTADTLGETQSIVLGAATPLYTYNINELAVVGFIQNDANKAIKQAAFSDVISISDMVGIDLIDNVPTVQCITDYYPDVTISNKGTSTLTSCDINYQFDNAAATTVPWTGSIAAGGTAVFTLPQITSTAGSHTLRISASNPNNSGFAAPLSFTYSTKGLLTATNYTLLPYAQNFAATAWPPVDWALESQDATQSWSRKAGTGASGSVAGSAKIDFYNSQSGQSDDMFITPLDLTGAIAPAALDFKVAHRQYSAAESDKLYVHVSTDCGANWTQVFLKQGAALSTVTGYVTSAFTPASTQWRAESVNLDNYIGQAQLLVRFRGTSNYGNNAYVDDINFHDATLGVAAISAGIAVFSAYQTSENYVSVKLNLDQANEVTFEVYDILGKKVDSENKGKLSAGDQSFAYNISELSSGVYVVRATIGSKVINQKININK from the coding sequence ATGAAAAGAATTTTTACATTCATTGGTTGCCTCACCTTGGCTGCTACTATGCAAACCAAGGCGCAATCGCAACGCTTAGTTTTAGTGGAGGAATTTACCAATGCAAGTTGTCCTCCATGTGCTGCACAAAACCCAACGTTCAACACATTGCTTGCAAACAATACTGTTAAAGTTGTATCTATAAAGTACCAAACAAATTGGCCGGGTGTTGACCCAATGAATGCTCAAACTCAGGCAGAGGTTGGTCCACGTGTTACTTATTATGGCGTTACCGGTGTTCCTTATTCTCCTATTGACGGTGATGTAAACATTGCTGCTATTGGTGGATACTATCAAGGGGCACCTCACAACATTATACAATCAACCATTGATACAAAGTACGCAATTCCTGCAACACACGATATTGTGCTTACTCATGCATATTCTTCCGACTTCGATTCAATTTATGTTACCATGAATATTACCTGTACACAAACAGGAACCGGTAACTTAAAAGCAAGAATTGCCTTAGTTGAAAAGGAGATTTCATTTCCGGCGGCTCCAGGTACAAATGGCGAAACCGATTTTTATTATGTAATGCGCAAAATGTATCCAAATGCAGCCGGTACTACAGTAACTGCAGATACCTTAGGTGAAACACAAAGCATTGTTTTAGGTGCCGCAACTCCATTGTATACTTACAATATAAACGAATTAGCAGTTGTAGGATTTATTCAAAACGACGCAAACAAGGCAATTAAGCAAGCCGCATTTAGCGATGTTATTTCTATTTCTGATATGGTTGGTATTGATTTAATTGATAATGTTCCAACAGTACAATGTATTACAGATTATTATCCGGATGTAACAATTTCAAATAAAGGTACTTCTACTTTGACTAGTTGTGATATTAATTATCAGTTTGATAATGCTGCTGCTACAACTGTTCCTTGGACCGGTTCAATTGCTGCAGGAGGAACTGCTGTATTTACTTTACCTCAAATTACTTCAACCGCGGGTAGTCACACATTACGAATCAGTGCATCAAATCCTAACAATTCCGGATTTGCAGCTCCTTTATCTTTTACTTATTCAACAAAAGGATTACTTACTGCAACTAACTATACTTTGTTGCCTTATGCACAAAATTTCGCAGCTACAGCATGGCCTCCAGTTGACTGGGCTTTAGAAAGTCAGGATGCAACACAATCTTGGTCACGCAAAGCAGGAACCGGAGCATCGGGTTCTGTTGCTGGTTCTGCTAAAATCGATTTTTACAATAGTCAAAGCGGACAAAGCGACGATATGTTTATTACACCGCTTGATTTAACAGGAGCTATTGCACCTGCTGCTCTTGATTTTAAAGTTGCACACCGTCAATACAGTGCTGCCGAATCAGATAAATTATATGTACATGTTTCAACTGATTGTGGTGCAAACTGGACGCAGGTTTTCTTAAAACAAGGTGCAGCTTTGAGTACTGTAACCGGTTATGTTACCAGTGCGTTTACACCGGCTTCAACACAATGGCGTGCTGAAAGCGTTAATTTAGATAACTATATTGGTCAGGCTCAATTGCTTGTTCGTTTCCGTGGAACCAGTAACTATGGAAACAATGCTTATGTTGATGATATTAACTTTCATGATGCTACTTTAGGAGTTGCTGCTATAAGTGCTGGTATTGCTGTGTTCTCTGCATATCAAACTTCTGAAAATTACGTTAGTGTAAAATTAAATTTAGATCAAGCAAACGAAGTAACTTTTGAAGTTTACGATATTCTTGGTAAGAAAGTTGATAGTGAGAATAAAGGAAAATTATCAGCAGGTGATCAAAGTTTTGCTTACAACATTTCTGAACTTAGTTCAGGTGTTTATGTCGTAAGAGCAACTATTGGATCAAAAGTTATAAATCAAAAAATTAACATTAATAAATAA
- a CDS encoding NAD-dependent deacylase, translating to MKIVVFTGAGISAESGINTFRDSDGLWEKYRIEDVATPEAFKRNPELVLDFYNQRRKQVLQASPNAAHTSLVELQQKHDVQIITQNVDDLHERAGSKNVLHLHGELLKARSTADVALVVKLNSAELNLGDLCPKGSQLRPHIVWFGELVPMMETANRIAATAELFIVIGTSLNVYPAANLLDYVPYDCPIYLIDPNPVTAVNRSEIKHIKQKAGIGVPALVKNYL from the coding sequence ATGAAAATAGTAGTATTTACAGGCGCCGGTATTAGCGCCGAAAGTGGAATTAACACATTTCGCGACAGCGATGGATTATGGGAAAAGTATCGTATAGAAGACGTCGCAACTCCAGAAGCATTTAAGCGAAATCCGGAATTGGTGCTCGATTTTTATAACCAACGCCGCAAGCAGGTTTTACAAGCCAGTCCGAATGCTGCACATACTTCTTTGGTTGAATTGCAACAAAAACACGACGTTCAAATTATTACGCAAAATGTAGACGATTTGCATGAACGAGCCGGTTCTAAAAATGTGCTGCATCTGCATGGCGAATTGCTAAAAGCCCGAAGTACTGCTGATGTTGCTTTGGTTGTTAAATTAAACTCTGCAGAGTTGAATCTTGGAGACTTGTGTCCAAAGGGCTCCCAATTGCGTCCACACATAGTATGGTTTGGCGAACTTGTTCCTATGATGGAAACAGCAAATAGAATAGCTGCTACTGCTGAATTATTTATAGTTATTGGAACCTCGTTGAATGTTTATCCTGCAGCAAATCTTTTGGATTATGTGCCCTACGATTGTCCTATTTATTTAATTGACCCTAATCCAGTAACAGCCGTAAATCGCTCCGAAATAAAGCACATAAAACAAAAAGCCGGAATTGGAGTTCCGGCTTTGGTTAAAAATTACTTGTAA